One window of the Ananas comosus cultivar F153 linkage group 21, ASM154086v1, whole genome shotgun sequence genome contains the following:
- the LOC109726190 gene encoding putative lipid-transfer protein DIR1 — MKVLLLLALVLVLVHSSPDFKSRAARAAAADDDAVLLCNMTRGGLEACKPSVRSGSSDPAADPSKECCAALAGADLPCLCSYRHSFLLPSLGIDPDLALQLPAKCNLTATPGC, encoded by the coding sequence ATGAAGGTGCTGCTCCTTTTGGCCCTGGTGCTGGTACTGGTACACTCCTCCCCAGACTTTAAAAGCCGTGCGGCGCGTGCTGCCGCTGCCGACGACGATGCTGTACTTCTGTGCAACATGACTCGCGGGGGGCTGGAGGCCTGCAAGCCGTCCGTGCGCAGCGGGTCGTCGGACCCGGCCGCCGACCCATCGAAAGAGTGCTGCGCGGCGCTGGCGGGGGCCGACCTGCCGTGCCTCTGCTCGTACCGCCACTCCTTCCTGCTCCCGTCCTTGGGCATCGACCCCGACCTCGCCCTGCAGCTCCCCGCCAAGTGCAACCTCACCGCGACCCCCGGCTGCTGA